The following are encoded in a window of Caldicellulosiruptor danielii genomic DNA:
- the cmk gene encoding (d)CMP kinase, giving the protein MKKINIAIDGPAGAGKSTISKLLASQLGYIHIDTGAMYRAVGLKVLKNNISPHDSRKIVEILNSTDIQIKLVDGKQLVFLDGEDVTEKIRQPEVSMYASDVSKIREVRERLVKMQQDLAKQKGIIMDGRDIGTHVLPDAELKVFLTATAEERAKRRFLELKQKGYEVDYYQLLDEIKKRDLNDMTREFAPLRVAEDAIVIDSTSLSIEEVLQKVLELFYKVVKDEV; this is encoded by the coding sequence ATGAAGAAGATTAACATTGCAATTGATGGTCCTGCAGGGGCGGGGAAAAGTACAATTTCAAAACTTTTAGCAAGTCAGCTTGGATATATTCATATTGATACAGGTGCAATGTACAGAGCTGTTGGGCTCAAAGTGCTTAAGAATAATATTTCCCCGCATGACAGTAGAAAGATTGTTGAGATTTTAAACTCAACTGACATACAAATAAAACTTGTGGATGGTAAACAGCTTGTTTTTTTAGATGGTGAAGATGTCACAGAAAAAATTCGTCAGCCTGAGGTTTCGATGTATGCATCTGACGTGTCAAAGATCAGGGAAGTACGAGAAAGACTTGTAAAGATGCAGCAAGACTTAGCAAAACAAAAAGGGATTATAATGGACGGAAGAGATATAGGAACTCATGTTTTACCAGATGCTGAGTTAAAAGTCTTTTTGACAGCTACAGCTGAGGAAAGAGCAAAGAGAAGATTTTTGGAACTAAAGCAAAAAGGTTATGAAGTAGATTACTATCAACTTTTAGATGAGATAAAGAAAAGAGACCTGAATGACATGACAAGAGAGTTTGCACCTTTGAGGGTAGCTGAGGATGCCATTGTCATAGATTCGACTTCTCTTTCAATAGAAGAGGTCTTGCAAAAGGTTTTAGAGCTTTTTTACAAGGTGGTCAAAGATGAAGTATAA
- the ispH gene encoding 4-hydroxy-3-methylbut-2-enyl diphosphate reductase: protein MIIKVAQSAGFCFGVQRAVEGVLAWAKANKGKSVKIYGMLIHNSYVIDKLKELGIEVVEDIEQIAKEDIIFIRSHGVSMDEYAEIEKRAEKVYDFTCPYVKKIHEIVKEHSENGYDIIVVGDMNHPEVKGIVGHVSNNRKCFVIDSIEKVKEATNQIEGKAVVVCQTTFDNKKWSDIREFLESHTNYKVFDTICKATINRQKEAAELAKRVDIMLVVGDKKSSNTNKLYQLLNETKPTFFIEKVEDLDSIKLDSSAKSIGVTAGASTSPEQIEEVVKYLEEKFNEMNLKDFERLIDRSFSTVQRGEVVKGRIIKVEEDYVLVDIGYKAEGIIYKNEVIKNGNVNLKDIFKIGETIEAVVIKESDEEGNVVLSKHRADVLHGFGELLSRYENKEPVRAVVKSIKEKSIVCDFRGTNVYVPISQWGEDVQTSDIGKIFEIEITDVNKEKKIAFGSRKPLLKRREEERFIKQIESLDFSREYDGIVVEIKEKGIMVNFENLRGFVPASEVGHLKRGTDLKKLFEIGRKSQG from the coding sequence ATGATTATTAAAGTTGCACAAAGTGCTGGATTTTGCTTTGGTGTTCAAAGGGCAGTTGAAGGCGTTTTGGCATGGGCAAAAGCAAATAAGGGAAAATCTGTAAAGATATATGGAATGTTGATACATAACAGTTATGTAATAGACAAATTGAAAGAATTAGGAATAGAAGTTGTGGAAGATATTGAACAAATTGCAAAAGAAGATATAATTTTTATTCGTTCTCACGGTGTTTCAATGGATGAGTATGCCGAGATTGAAAAAAGGGCAGAAAAGGTTTATGACTTTACATGCCCATATGTCAAAAAGATTCACGAGATTGTAAAGGAACATTCAGAAAACGGGTATGATATAATTGTTGTTGGAGATATGAACCATCCTGAAGTAAAGGGAATTGTCGGCCATGTTAGCAATAATAGAAAATGTTTTGTTATAGATAGTATTGAAAAAGTAAAAGAAGCGACTAATCAAATTGAAGGCAAAGCTGTAGTTGTATGTCAGACTACATTTGACAATAAAAAATGGAGCGATATAAGAGAATTTTTAGAGTCTCATACCAATTATAAAGTATTTGACACAATTTGCAAGGCAACAATAAACAGGCAAAAGGAGGCAGCAGAACTTGCAAAGCGTGTAGACATAATGTTGGTGGTCGGTGATAAAAAAAGTTCTAATACCAACAAATTGTATCAACTTCTGAATGAAACAAAACCTACATTTTTTATTGAAAAGGTTGAAGATTTAGATTCAATAAAATTAGATAGCAGTGCAAAGAGTATCGGGGTAACAGCAGGAGCTTCCACTTCTCCTGAGCAGATTGAAGAGGTGGTAAAATATCTGGAAGAAAAGTTTAATGAGATGAATCTGAAAGATTTTGAGAGACTTATTGATAGAAGCTTTTCGACAGTGCAAAGAGGTGAAGTTGTAAAAGGCAGGATAATAAAAGTTGAGGAAGATTATGTACTTGTTGATATTGGTTACAAGGCAGAGGGTATAATTTACAAAAATGAGGTTATCAAGAATGGAAATGTAAATTTGAAGGACATATTTAAGATAGGCGAAACAATTGAAGCTGTTGTAATAAAAGAGTCAGATGAAGAAGGAAATGTGGTTTTATCAAAACATCGGGCAGATGTACTTCACGGGTTTGGAGAACTGCTTTCGAGATATGAAAATAAAGAGCCTGTAAGAGCAGTTGTAAAGTCAATTAAAGAAAAAAGCATTGTTTGTGATTTTAGAGGTACAAATGTGTATGTACCAATTTCTCAGTGGGGTGAAGACGTTCAAACTTCGGATATAGGGAAGATATTTGAAATAGAAATTACAGATGTCAACAAAGAAAAAAAGATAGCTTTTGGAAGTCGAAAACCTTTGCTAAAGCGAAGAGAGGAGGAGAGATTTATTAAACAGATAGAATCTTTAGATTTTTCCAGAGAATATGATGGCATTGTTGTTGAGATAAAAGAAAAAGGTATTATGGTAAATTTTGAGAACCTGCGAGGTTTTGTGCCTGCAAGTGAAGTTGGACATTTGAAAAGAGGTACAGACCTTAAAAAATTATTTGAAATTGGGCGAAAAAGTCAAGGTTAA
- a CDS encoding PRC-barrel domain-containing protein, giving the protein MKILFSVLKNKPVLNLDNKVTGKVEDMLITDDKVIGFKVRVKNLFGIPSCVYVLAEDIESVNNQLLIVRSIHTSVASLPFLRAQEIFLKEVIDENGFLIGIVIDIVFDSENFKITEYQVAESIWSYIKNKKIILSPEEIILKENKILS; this is encoded by the coding sequence ATGAAGATTTTATTTTCTGTCTTGAAAAACAAGCCTGTCCTTAATTTAGACAATAAAGTAACAGGAAAAGTTGAAGACATGTTAATCACAGATGATAAAGTAATTGGATTTAAGGTGCGGGTTAAAAACTTATTTGGAATACCATCGTGCGTATATGTGCTGGCAGAGGACATTGAGTCTGTAAACAATCAACTTTTAATTGTTCGCAGCATCCATACTTCCGTTGCCAGCTTGCCATTTTTAAGAGCACAAGAAATTTTTTTGAAAGAAGTGATAGATGAAAATGGGTTTTTAATTGGGATTGTAATTGACATAGTATTTGATTCTGAAAACTTTAAAATAACAGAATATCAGGTTGCAGAGAGTATTTGGAGCTATATAAAAAATAAAAAAATAATATTGAGCCCTGAGGAAATAATATTAAAAGAAAATAAAATATTAAGCTGA
- a CDS encoding AI-2E family transporter, with translation MHIINLVKRYFTDILFIALTAIIIYFFANIKAFWPILIPFLIALFLSYLLKPCVDFLEKKVRSRDISILISFTIIFGITIMVFVYFIPLFISETKQLIQSVPEYIALIQKWFFEIDSKLLNKLNIDIKEILNANSINIEEISKQTLSIFLNIVKSISSNILYYLLIPIISFYILRDWKKLVMWIKWLLPEKYRKEGLYIFADINRVLHQYIRGQLLDAFIVGILSFLGFSLLSVRYAALLGVITGIGNLIPYFGPIFSSIPAVIIALSDSYIKAILVVIFLVLLQQVDSFIISPRVIGSKVGLHPLTIIIVIILANKIFGFVAMFFAIPIAAVVKIIFINIMKRIKSEKIE, from the coding sequence GTGCACATAATAAATTTGGTGAAAAGATATTTTACAGACATATTGTTCATAGCTTTAACTGCAATTATTATCTATTTTTTTGCGAATATTAAGGCATTTTGGCCTATTTTGATTCCATTTTTGATTGCCTTATTTTTATCATATCTCTTGAAACCATGCGTAGATTTTTTAGAAAAAAAGGTTCGGTCAAGAGATATTTCAATCCTGATTTCTTTTACAATAATCTTTGGTATTACTATTATGGTCTTTGTATATTTTATTCCTTTATTTATCAGCGAAACTAAGCAGCTTATTCAAAGCGTTCCTGAATATATAGCACTTATTCAAAAGTGGTTTTTTGAGATTGATTCTAAACTTTTGAATAAGTTAAACATTGATATTAAAGAAATACTAAACGCTAATTCCATCAATATCGAAGAAATTTCCAAACAAACATTATCAATATTTTTGAACATTGTAAAGAGTATTTCTTCTAACATTTTGTACTATCTTCTTATTCCTATTATATCCTTTTATATCCTGAGAGATTGGAAAAAGTTAGTCATGTGGATAAAATGGTTATTACCTGAGAAATATAGAAAGGAAGGACTTTATATATTTGCTGATATAAATAGGGTTCTTCATCAGTATATTCGAGGACAGCTTCTTGACGCTTTTATAGTTGGAATACTTAGCTTTTTAGGATTTTCACTGCTTTCTGTAAGATATGCAGCTCTTTTGGGTGTGATAACCGGTATTGGCAATTTGATTCCCTATTTTGGACCAATATTTAGCAGTATTCCAGCAGTGATAATAGCTCTTTCTGATTCCTACATAAAAGCTATACTGGTTGTGATTTTTTTAGTCTTGCTTCAGCAAGTTGATAGTTTTATTATATCTCCGAGAGTTATTGGTTCAAAAGTGGGGCTTCATCCTCTTACCATAATTATAGTTATAATCTTAGCAAACAAAATATTCGGGTTTGTTGCAATGTTCTTTGCAATTCCTATTGCTGCAGTAGTAAAAATTATATTTATTAACATCATGAAAAGGATAAAATCTGAAAAGATTGAGTGA
- a CDS encoding MurR/RpiR family transcriptional regulator, whose amino-acid sequence MTYDLEARIIELMPEFSKGQKKIAQFILEHGEKAAYMTALALGNSVGVSESTVVRFAERLGFEGYPEFQRALQELMKSKLTSVQRVELSASRINEKEVLKSVLLSDMDKIKQTLEQIDENIFNQVVDEIVNAKRIYIIGIRSSAALADFLGFYLNMILDNVKVITTSGISDIFEQVFRITSDDLIIGISFPRYSKRTLKVLQYAKKQSAKIVSLTDSKISPLCKYSDYVLICRSDMVSFADSLVAPLSVINALIVATGLRKKEEVAKTLEKLEEIWDEFQVYEKENR is encoded by the coding sequence ATGACCTACGATTTAGAAGCCAGGATAATTGAGCTTATGCCAGAGTTTAGTAAAGGGCAGAAGAAAATTGCCCAGTTCATTTTAGAACATGGAGAAAAAGCAGCATATATGACAGCACTTGCACTTGGCAATTCAGTTGGTGTGAGCGAATCTACAGTTGTAAGATTTGCTGAAAGACTTGGCTTTGAAGGTTACCCTGAATTTCAACGGGCTTTGCAAGAACTCATGAAAAGCAAGCTTACATCAGTGCAAAGAGTAGAACTTTCTGCAAGTAGAATAAACGAAAAAGAAGTTTTAAAAAGTGTTCTCCTTTCTGATATGGACAAGATAAAGCAGACATTAGAGCAGATAGACGAAAATATTTTCAACCAAGTTGTGGATGAGATAGTAAATGCAAAAAGGATATACATTATTGGAATCAGAAGTTCAGCAGCACTAGCTGATTTTTTGGGTTTTTATTTGAATATGATTTTGGACAATGTCAAGGTCATCACAACAAGTGGCATCAGTGATATTTTCGAACAGGTATTTAGAATTACAAGTGATGATTTAATAATTGGTATTAGCTTTCCGAGGTATTCAAAGCGCACTTTAAAGGTTTTGCAGTACGCCAAAAAACAATCTGCCAAAATAGTTTCACTAACAGACAGCAAAATTTCACCCTTGTGCAAGTACAGTGATTATGTTCTCATTTGCAGGAGTGATATGGTATCATTTGCTGATTCGCTGGTAGCACCGCTAAGTGTAATAAATGCATTAATTGTTGCGACAGGTCTTAGGAAAAAAGAAGAAGTTGCAAAAACACTTGAAAAACTTGAAGAAATATGGGACGAGTTTCAGGTCTATGAAAAGGAAAATAGGTGA
- a CDS encoding lysophospholipid acyltransferase family protein — protein sequence MKYNFFLNLIRKVAFIVLKCIYFIRVEGKENIPEGPFIICANHRSYLDPVLIILIFDRRVHFMAKSELFRIWWLAPIIKAFGAFPVRRGKSDIGAIKKAIDVIKSGNILGIFPEGKRNRTKEIILKGEKGVATIIKATGAKVLPVGISGKVVPFGRIRVRIGRPMEFRDNSLDNQDIVDIIMNEIKDLILK from the coding sequence ATGAAGTATAATTTTTTTCTCAACCTTATTCGAAAAGTTGCCTTTATCGTTTTAAAATGTATTTATTTTATAAGAGTTGAAGGAAAAGAAAATATACCAGAAGGTCCTTTTATTATCTGCGCAAATCACAGAAGTTACCTGGACCCAGTTTTGATTATACTTATATTCGACAGGCGAGTACATTTTATGGCTAAAAGTGAGCTTTTTAGAATATGGTGGCTTGCACCAATAATTAAAGCGTTTGGTGCTTTCCCTGTCAGACGGGGCAAGAGCGATATTGGAGCGATTAAAAAAGCTATAGATGTCATAAAATCAGGGAACATTCTGGGTATTTTCCCGGAAGGAAAAAGAAACAGGACAAAAGAAATCATTTTAAAAGGTGAAAAAGGAGTTGCAACAATAATTAAAGCAACAGGTGCAAAGGTCTTACCAGTTGGTATTTCTGGAAAAGTTGTTCCTTTTGGTAGAATAAGGGTGAGAATCGGAAGGCCAATGGAATTTAGAGATAATAGTTTGGATAATCAAGATATTGTAGATATAATTATGAATGAAATTAAAGATCTTATTCTAAAGTAA
- a CDS encoding histidine phosphatase family protein produces the protein MKRIYLVRHGETNWNKLNLVQGSIDTELNSSGIEQAKKIAERLKNKKIDIIFSSTLKRAYTTASYIKFYHPQTLFETSEKLNEINFGEWEGLSFEELEKKYSQTYLMWKDNPDKAIFPGEGNLHVVMKRVKSFYDEVLQRDYGNIVVVTHGGIVKLSIIYLLNLPLDFYKKCWIGNASLSIVDIKGERTMLSLLNDMSHLTSEEVRPII, from the coding sequence TTGAAAAGAATTTATTTGGTAAGACATGGTGAGACCAACTGGAATAAGCTCAATCTTGTTCAGGGTTCAATCGATACAGAACTCAATTCATCTGGTATTGAACAAGCAAAAAAGATTGCTGAAAGGCTTAAAAATAAAAAGATTGATATAATATTTTCAAGTACATTAAAAAGGGCTTATACTACAGCAAGTTATATAAAATTTTATCATCCCCAGACTTTATTTGAAACTTCTGAAAAACTCAATGAGATAAATTTTGGCGAGTGGGAAGGTTTGAGCTTTGAGGAGCTTGAAAAGAAATACTCTCAGACGTACTTGATGTGGAAAGACAATCCCGATAAGGCCATATTCCCAGGTGAAGGCAATCTCCACGTTGTTATGAAAAGAGTTAAAAGTTTTTATGATGAGGTTTTGCAGAGAGATTATGGTAATATTGTAGTTGTTACTCACGGTGGGATAGTAAAACTTTCAATCATATATCTTTTGAACCTTCCGCTTGATTTTTACAAAAAGTGCTGGATTGGGAATGCAAGTTTGAGTATTGTTGATATAAAAGGAGAAAGGACAATGCTCAGTCTTTTGAATGATATGTCTCATTTAACATCAGAAGAAGTTCGCCCAATAATTTAA
- a CDS encoding S1 RNA-binding domain-containing protein, translated as MGEKVKVKILDIDKSKKQIYLSIKKTQEDEWIKKIKNLYLGMLVDCEVTKVLPFGLVVWITDHGIDGFVHISNIPLGYNQRPHNVYKVGDKLKAKVIEIDEEKRRIALSLKDLHEEENIDTEHNENFVITLADFVKNIELEQ; from the coding sequence TTGGGCGAAAAAGTCAAGGTTAAGATTCTTGATATAGACAAGAGTAAAAAACAGATTTATCTTAGCATAAAAAAGACTCAAGAAGACGAGTGGATAAAAAAGATTAAAAACTTGTATTTGGGAATGCTTGTTGACTGTGAAGTGACAAAGGTGTTACCTTTTGGACTTGTTGTGTGGATTACAGATCATGGGATTGATGGTTTTGTTCACATTTCAAATATTCCACTTGGATACAACCAAAGACCACATAACGTATATAAAGTTGGTGACAAACTCAAAGCAAAAGTTATAGAGATTGATGAAGAAAAGCGAAGGATTGCATTGTCTTTAAAAGATTTACATGAAGAAGAAAATATAGATACTGAGCATAACGAAAATTTTGTGATAACACTTGCTGATTTTGTGAAGAATATAGAGTTAGAACAATAA
- a CDS encoding HutP family protein: MVEKKEFGSKDVSRAAILIALSQNRQEEKKIQEDFFKIGIRCAAVDFGGEFITSVMKIVERAVVAAKREGVINEVHQEEGAVAGATREAISQIMQKAVGLNVGGKIGIARFEEHVAVAIFFGIGLLHLNEVAIGLGHRVI; the protein is encoded by the coding sequence ATGGTGGAGAAAAAGGAGTTTGGGAGTAAGGATGTCTCAAGAGCAGCTATTTTGATAGCCTTGAGCCAGAACAGACAAGAAGAAAAAAAGATTCAAGAAGATTTTTTTAAAATAGGAATCAGATGTGCAGCAGTAGATTTTGGTGGAGAGTTTATAACCTCTGTTATGAAAATTGTTGAAAGAGCAGTTGTTGCTGCCAAAAGAGAAGGTGTTATAAACGAGGTGCATCAAGAGGAAGGTGCTGTTGCAGGAGCAACAAGAGAAGCAATATCTCAAATTATGCAAAAAGCGGTTGGTCTTAATGTAGGTGGGAAGATTGGCATTGCAAGATTTGAGGAGCATGTTGCAGTTGCCATATTTTTTGGGATAGGTCTTTTACATTTAAATGAGGTGGCAATCGGACTTGGTCACAGGGTTATATGA
- the alaS gene encoding alanine--tRNA ligase, which yields MYMSTDEIREKFLQFFESKGHLRLPSFSLIPKNDKSLLLINAGMAPLKPYFLGIEEPPRRRITTCQKCIRTPDIDRVGKTARHATFFEMLGNFSFGDYFKKEAIIWAWEFVTEVLKLPRERLWVTIYEEDDEAFEIWHKEVGLEPERIKRMGKEDNFWEIGTGPCGPCSEIYFDRGEEKGCGKSTCGIGCDCDRFVEFWNLVFTQFDKDENGVYHRLKNPNIDTGMGLERIAAIMQGVDSLFDIDIVKAIRDKVCEVTNYQYGKDAEKDVSVRVITDHIRGTVFMISDGILPSNEGRGYVLRRLIRRAARYGRMLGKKETFLHLIVDTVVKSYKNPYPELVQKAEYIKKVLYNEESRFNQTIDVGLEMLESEIEKLKKNKETILNGEIAFKMYDTYGFPLDLTKEIAAEKGIIVDQERFDKLMQQQKERARAAQKELENAGWKDINIVIDEDIETIFVGYDTLKQEAKILKIFLDNEETAYAKEEDVCFVILDKTPFYAESGGQVADKGILEGEGVLAEVLDVKKGPKGIILHKVKVLKGEISVLSNVVAKVDEELRLATMKNHTATHLLHSALRKILGQHAQQSGSQVSPDRLRFDFAHFEPLSEDQIIEIEKMVNSIIQQAIPVEKIVTDFDKALKMGATALFDEKYSNVVRVIKIRDFSMELCGGTHVDNTGQIGMFKIISESSVAAGVRRIEAITGNKVYEFILNSQQTLKQLRGKVKASTDSEIISKIEQLENTIKALENEVEKYKLLVVENELSSLFGKAVDYGEFKLIVSRKETDDMDYVKLLTDKIKERDSKAIVLNLIQQGSKVTILMSCSKEAVKKGVDCGKVVKEVCSILGGKGGGRPDFAQGGGCDILKIDMALQAAENILKDVLKGSAQK from the coding sequence ATGTACATGTCTACAGACGAGATAAGAGAAAAGTTTCTCCAGTTTTTTGAATCAAAAGGTCATTTGAGGCTGCCAAGTTTTTCACTTATTCCTAAAAATGATAAAAGTCTTCTTCTGATAAATGCTGGTATGGCACCACTAAAGCCATATTTTTTGGGAATTGAAGAACCTCCTCGCCGAAGGATTACTACATGCCAGAAATGCATAAGAACGCCAGATATTGACAGAGTTGGAAAAACAGCGCGACATGCAACCTTTTTTGAGATGCTGGGCAATTTTTCGTTTGGTGATTATTTCAAAAAAGAAGCTATTATCTGGGCATGGGAATTTGTTACAGAGGTTTTAAAACTTCCAAGAGAGAGGTTATGGGTTACTATATACGAAGAAGACGACGAGGCGTTTGAAATTTGGCACAAGGAGGTAGGCTTAGAGCCAGAAAGAATCAAAAGGATGGGCAAAGAGGATAACTTCTGGGAAATAGGAACAGGACCATGCGGACCATGTTCTGAGATATACTTTGATAGAGGCGAGGAAAAGGGTTGTGGCAAGTCTACTTGTGGTATCGGATGTGATTGTGACAGATTTGTTGAGTTCTGGAATCTTGTTTTCACTCAGTTTGACAAGGATGAAAATGGTGTATACCACAGGTTGAAAAATCCAAATATTGACACAGGTATGGGGCTTGAGAGAATTGCAGCAATTATGCAAGGGGTTGACTCTCTTTTTGATATTGATATAGTGAAGGCTATTCGTGACAAAGTATGTGAAGTTACAAACTACCAGTACGGGAAAGATGCAGAAAAAGATGTGTCGGTTCGTGTTATCACAGACCATATTCGTGGTACAGTGTTCATGATAAGTGATGGTATTTTGCCTTCAAACGAAGGAAGAGGGTATGTTTTGAGAAGGCTTATCAGAAGAGCTGCACGATATGGCAGGATGCTTGGTAAAAAAGAAACTTTCTTGCACCTTATTGTGGACACAGTTGTAAAATCTTACAAAAATCCATATCCAGAACTTGTTCAAAAAGCTGAGTATATAAAGAAAGTGCTCTATAACGAGGAGAGCAGGTTCAATCAGACAATTGATGTTGGGCTTGAGATGCTTGAAAGTGAGATTGAGAAGCTTAAAAAGAACAAAGAAACCATTTTAAATGGTGAAATTGCATTTAAGATGTACGACACTTATGGATTTCCTCTTGACCTCACAAAAGAGATAGCTGCAGAAAAGGGGATTATTGTTGACCAAGAGAGATTTGATAAGCTTATGCAGCAGCAAAAGGAAAGGGCAAGAGCTGCCCAAAAAGAACTTGAAAATGCTGGATGGAAGGATATAAACATTGTCATTGATGAGGACATTGAAACAATTTTTGTTGGTTATGATACCTTAAAACAAGAAGCGAAAATACTTAAGATTTTTCTGGACAATGAAGAGACTGCATATGCAAAAGAGGAAGATGTTTGTTTTGTTATCTTAGACAAAACTCCTTTTTATGCAGAAAGTGGTGGACAAGTTGCAGATAAGGGCATTTTAGAAGGTGAAGGAGTTTTAGCAGAAGTATTAGATGTCAAGAAAGGACCAAAAGGAATAATTCTTCATAAGGTAAAAGTTTTAAAAGGTGAGATCTCTGTTTTGTCAAATGTAGTTGCTAAAGTAGATGAAGAGTTGAGACTTGCAACAATGAAGAATCATACAGCAACTCATCTTTTACACAGTGCACTAAGGAAAATATTGGGACAACATGCACAACAAAGCGGTTCACAGGTTAGCCCTGACAGACTCAGATTTGATTTTGCTCATTTTGAACCGCTGTCCGAGGACCAGATAATTGAAATTGAAAAAATGGTAAATAGCATTATTCAACAAGCTATTCCCGTTGAAAAGATTGTAACAGATTTTGACAAAGCTTTGAAGATGGGTGCAACTGCTCTGTTTGACGAGAAGTACTCAAATGTAGTAAGGGTTATAAAAATAAGGGATTTTAGTATGGAGCTGTGTGGTGGGACACACGTGGATAACACGGGCCAGATAGGAATGTTTAAGATAATATCCGAGTCAAGTGTAGCTGCAGGTGTCAGAAGAATTGAAGCAATTACAGGAAACAAGGTTTACGAGTTTATTCTAAATTCCCAGCAGACGTTAAAACAGTTAAGAGGCAAAGTTAAAGCCAGCACTGATTCTGAGATAATATCCAAGATTGAACAGCTTGAAAATACGATAAAAGCTCTTGAAAACGAAGTAGAGAAGTATAAACTTTTGGTTGTCGAAAATGAACTTTCATCGCTTTTTGGTAAAGCAGTTGATTATGGCGAGTTCAAGCTGATTGTGAGCAGAAAAGAGACAGATGATATGGACTATGTAAAACTTCTTACTGACAAGATTAAAGAAAGAGATTCAAAAGCAATTGTGCTAAATCTCATACAGCAGGGTAGCAAGGTTACTATACTCATGTCATGTTCAAAAGAGGCAGTTAAAAAGGGAGTTGATTGTGGAAAAGTGGTAAAAGAAGTATGCTCAATACTTGGTGGAAAAGGCGGTGGAAGACCAGACTTTGCCCAAGGCGGTGGATGTGATATATTGAAGATAGATATGGCATTGCAGGCAGCTGAAAATATTTTGAAAGATGTATTAAAGGGGAGTGCTCAAAAATGA
- the aroH gene encoding chorismate mutase, translating to MVFAIRGATTVEKDSKDEIVRCTQELLKEIMLRNNLKKEEIVFILFTMTKDLKSAFPAYAARLMGFVDIPLICAQELDIEGALTKCIRLLMVIQRDNNFTPKHVYLKEATKLREDLTNEKGEDL from the coding sequence TTGGTTTTTGCAATAAGAGGTGCTACAACTGTTGAGAAAGATTCTAAAGATGAGATTGTCAGATGTACTCAAGAACTTTTGAAAGAAATTATGCTTAGAAACAATCTTAAAAAAGAGGAAATTGTTTTTATTTTGTTTACAATGACCAAAGACCTTAAATCAGCTTTTCCGGCATATGCAGCAAGGCTTATGGGGTTTGTGGATATTCCTCTTATATGTGCTCAAGAGCTTGACATTGAAGGAGCGCTTACTAAGTGTATTAGGCTTCTTATGGTTATTCAAAGAGATAATAACTTTACTCCTAAACATGTTTATTTGAAAGAAGCAACAAAACTTAGGGAAGACTTAACTAATGAGAAAGGTGAAGATTTATGA
- a CDS encoding histidine triad nucleotide-binding protein gives MSDCIFCKILNKEVQSEIVYEDELVCAFKDINPTAPVHILIVPKTHIENLNALKQHHKELIGHVFVVAKEMAQKFGIDEKGYRIVVNCGADGGQTVNHLHFHLLGGRKFSWPAG, from the coding sequence ATGAGTGATTGTATCTTCTGCAAAATCTTAAATAAAGAGGTCCAATCTGAGATTGTGTATGAAGACGAGCTTGTTTGTGCTTTTAAAGACATAAATCCTACCGCACCCGTTCACATTCTTATAGTCCCTAAGACACATATAGAAAATTTAAATGCTTTAAAGCAGCACCACAAAGAACTCATAGGTCATGTATTTGTTGTAGCAAAAGAAATGGCTCAAAAGTTTGGAATTGACGAAAAAGGGTATAGAATTGTTGTGAATTGTGGGGCTGATGGAGGGCAGACTGTTAATCATTTGCATTTTCACTTACTCGGTGGCAGAAAATTTTCATGGCCAGCTGGTTAG
- a CDS encoding YpmA family protein, translating into MENEKLELISSMEFEENVPIYKIIDFLNKSLKDKNIIVGLSKSHNKIVISIYQT; encoded by the coding sequence ATGGAAAACGAAAAACTTGAACTTATCTCTTCAATGGAATTTGAAGAAAATGTTCCAATCTATAAGATAATAGATTTTCTCAACAAAAGCTTGAAAGACAAAAATATTATTGTGGGGCTTTCAAAAAGCCACAATAAGATTGTTATAAGTATATACCAAACATAA